One region of Camelina sativa cultivar DH55 chromosome 6, Cs, whole genome shotgun sequence genomic DNA includes:
- the LOC104793374 gene encoding VQ motif-containing protein 18-like, protein MEITQYQSFNEGSSSRVSMNRNSQVISKIKPKIRIIHIFAPEVIKTDVKNFRSLVQSLTGKPALGEAKTGKKRAKPRVPASHEPACGDHQQVNRLSGFSGLLANGGNQQVKEEWGSGDQSTSNTNTYFDLEGLIQDVGEDYFSSFPMRSSSTSQVEGFIYNNNNSNNFDTKGHNSS, encoded by the coding sequence ATGGAGATTACTCAATATCAAAGTTTCAATGAAGGTTCGAGTTCTAGGGTTTCCATGAATAGAAACTCACAAGTAATATCCAAGATCAAGCCCAAGATTCGCATAATCCATATATTCGCACCGGAGGTCATCAAGACCGACGTCAAGAACTTCCGTTCACTCGTCCAGAGCCTAACCGGAAAACCAGCTCTCGGAGAGGCCAAAACCGGTAAAAAGAGAGCCAAACCGAGAGTTCCAGCGTCCCATGAACCGGCTTGCGGAGATCATCAGCAGGTCAACCGGCTTTCGGGTTTCTCCGGTTTATTAGCCAACGGAGGAAACCAACAGGTGAAAGAAGAGTGGGGATCAGGTGATCAGAGCACTTCCAACACAAACACTTACTTTGACCTAGAAGGTTTGATTCAAGATGTCGGAGAAGATTACTTCTCTTCCTTCCCCATGAGATCTTCTTCTACTTCACAAGTCGAAGGTTTcatctacaacaacaacaacagcaacaacttCGATACAAAGGGTCATAATTCGTCCTAA